TGTTATATCAGCAGATGTGAGATGCACAGATTGTCAGAAGAGGATCTTGGACATGATTTCTCGCTTCGATGGTGAGTTACGTAAACTCAGAATCGTTGGTAATTGTCTTTGTTGTGCTTGACTGGGTAAACATTTGCTTGCTCATTTCTGTTACTTAAGCAGAAACAGAATCTGTGGTCGTGAGCTTGTCAGATAAGAAGGTGATTATTACTTGCAAGTATATCAAAGGTTCAAGGAAGCAAATAATTACCCGTCAAAACAATATCTTTGGCAAGGTTTCTTTGTTTAAGCGAATATTTGGATCATCAAGGACTTGAATTTTCttgtcaaattcaaccatgaaGAGAAATTCCATACAGCAATGTAAGTACAGAGATTGTAATACAGTAGAGCATCTGTATAGTGAACACTCTCCTCTTTTTTTCACTTTTGTTGTTGAGAATCTTAATGTACAACAAAATCTTCCTCTTTTTGGGATGCAAAAGTTGATCAAATTAAGATGCCACCTTTCATTTTAAGCTGCATTTTGTATAGTACAAACCTCCCATTATCTTCATTAGGTAATAGTGTTACTGTAACTCAGAAAATAGTTGGGATCTAGGTTGATGCAACAATATGGTTAAATAAAAGCTCTGCAACTCAGAAAGTACCGCCATATACCAGGTTAGGTAAACAAGATTCTTGAGAATAAGCAAACTCAAAAGTTTATTTTACTTGTTGTACAGACTACAGAAGAAGGCTAAGTTTAAGAAAGAAGAAACATCAAGGTTAGATAGATACATGATAAACTTTGAAGCCAAGAAAGAAATACTTTAGCCCATCAACAAAGATATTCTGATTACTAATGAATACTCAAAAATAGCTAATCCATATAAATATGGAGCACATAATTCCATGTTAATGTCTCTGAAACATAAGCAGAATCAGATTCCAAATGAAACCCCAAAAATTAAAACAGAATTTCTTGAGTAAATTCTTAAATTTCTCATGCTCCAAccctaaaaataaaacaaaagttGCAGGGGTGGTTTCTCCAGTCATTTGGTCCAACCCCCATGAAATGTCAATGTCAACAAAGGCAAGTGTATCATTCTCAACCCAGATTCCATTTTTTCTCtcttaatttcttggatttcctataaattttattcatttcttgcaGTATTGTTGCATGTTAATGAGACTCTCAATTGACTGCAAAGGGTGTTACAAAAAATTAAGAAGAACTCTTCTCAATATGAAAGGTGAGATCTAATTACTTTTGGGTAGTACTAAGATGTGCGCAATACATGTTTCACATTTCAAAAAACATGTATCATAACTCATAAAAAACAACAACCATTGATCAGTTTAGATGGACACTAACCTTTAATGAGTTGACTTATATAACAGAGATACACAgaacattattttttcaaaTAAATTTGATTATTGTTGATATATTGGTTGTTACGAGTAATGTGTAAAGTGCCATTTCTTTTCTGCTTGAAAGTCCTTAATTTAAATCTAGAGTTGTAAGTTAAAAATAATGTACCTTAATTATAATCTATTTAATttcctgtttttgttttggaagAGGTGGAAACACATGTGATAGAAAGGCAGTATAATAGAGTAAGCGTGTGCGGGAGATTCAGGCCATCTGATGTGGCCATTAAAATCAGAAGAAGGATGAATCGGAGGGTGGAGATTTTGGAAATACAAGAGTTTGATGATGGAAatccccaacaacaacaacaacaacaacaacaacaacagcccCTTGATAATCAGCCACATTTGGAAAATGGTCATGCTCATGTTGCTTGATGTATATTCCCtatgattttctttttctttgtgaaACCCTTGAAAGATTGTAAGTGTCAAGTTATAAATCATACAACtattttatagtttttttttattattaattgcgGAGTACAAATTAATCTAAGCGTAAAACTATTCAATAATATTAAAacattatttctaaaattcctACCACTTTAGTTTTTTTCAAGGTAAGATTATTACACTAATACATAGTCATGCGACATATAACAAAACTAACAAATACTGTTCGGCGAAATACAATTCAGATCAAACTAAATTCTAAAACATGATCGTTATGGATGAGATATGAAAATGATTTATTTTACATCGTTGTTTGATACATCTTTCCACGAGAGAGTGTATCGATATGTTgtaattttgaaattgaattaaatctatttaatttgATTGTAGATGTAAAATTGACATCTGTCAtaactagacctgtcaaaaatcgacccgacccgaaaaccgacccgaacccgacccgaaaatactgggtcctgaacaagattttgtgacccgtaacccgattttatccgaacccgagcaacccgaaaagtaatgggtcaaaacccgaccgaacccgttttggacccgaccgattgaaaatcgttgtatttatagtaataaatgcgattatgagaaaatttaagcataataaacacgctgtttttactattattgtgtgtaatatgattttaatttgaactatacgccattttatggttgaatttgactaaatataaacttatgtaggaaaatttgttaatttgtgcccatattttgtatatttatcacctaaattaatgaaaatataatgcgcgttttaaaatctctcaacccgttgggtcgacccgaacccgaaagttctgggtcttgaacaagcatttgtaaacccgaacccgaaagtgaccgacccgatctaacccgaacccgaaaataattttttacaacccgacccgaccgacccgtttgacaggtctagtcaTAACGCCTCACAAATCTTCAACATATCAATAAATCAAATTTTCCTTCGAAATTTGAAACATAGGCCCAAACTCTCAAAACGTGAGAGATAAAACCTACCAAATGGGTTGATattgttgtgggagtttttccaatggttgatgacgaggaggtatgCGGTTCCACGTACAGCCAAGTCCAATCCACGTTGGGTTGCGTCACcggcaaaacaagaatattcccgtaggaaatTCTCTCcaatgctt
This genomic stretch from Spinacia oleracea cultivar Varoflay chromosome 3, BTI_SOV_V1, whole genome shotgun sequence harbors:
- the LOC110788487 gene encoding uncharacterized protein isoform X2 — encoded protein: MDVDNSGVLFPQTSLGFIESLTMPHFQEVVISADVRCTDCQKRILDMISRFDAETESVVVSLSDKKVIITCKYIKGSRKQIITRQNNIFGKVSLFKRIFGSSRT
- the LOC110788487 gene encoding heavy metal-associated isoprenylated plant protein 26 isoform X1 gives rise to the protein MKPQKLKQNFLSKFLNFSCSNPKNKTKVAGVVSPVIWSNPHEMSMSTKYCCMLMRLSIDCKGCYKKLRRTLLNMKEVETHVIERQYNRVSVCGRFRPSDVAIKIRRRMNRRVEILEIQEFDDGNPQQQQQQQQQQQPLDNQPHLENGHAHVA